In a single window of the uncultured Dysgonomonas sp. genome:
- a CDS encoding DNA-binding transcriptional activator, whose amino-acid sequence MIKIIAVAKTSLCKYLCYIFLILGYLISPETFSQGLKFSGGEVPIDKRTSYNVFSNKVVEFSQYFNIECNLSLYPDTQIGYIIRIKNENSNKIYNLFYDGQGQNHIFRFNEEGKSSLITAEIDMDELLNVHWFKMKIFFDLKNDSIKLTIHNHTFGIGNANLPDKYYPVIVFGKSDHIIDVPSFAIKDLAAGNQEMYSFPLKENEGNIVHDSNGKALGEVSNPRWLINDSYHWSFLASFKSKTVAGANYNREKKEIYYFNRDSIYIYNVRSRKTSMRAFSNKCPVRLALGTNFINTDNNRLYAYEVYNERVPEEVTMASVDLTNLENWETESTDELLSQLHHHDSYLDPSTSRYTIFGGFGNMHYSKNFYSFDLNSRKWEILEDFKGDTIFPRYFSSLGYLEKTNSIYIFGGMGNESGEQVVGRKYFYDLHEINLTTNRVIKRWEIPWTEDNVVPVRGMVILNDSCFYTLCYPEHFSDSYLRLYQFSLKDGSYKILGNSIPIHSDRITTNANLYYDKQLNCLFAIVQEFDDDIVSDLKVYSLAFPPITAEDLVSYKHSTEESAILIIVISCVVITTITILFFKRKSYKKVHNIKQQPDNKKAEQTALRPNSIYLFGDFTVRDRSGKDITYMFSVRLKQMFCLILQYSTEGGITSQRLSDILWPDRPKDKVKNSRNVTINHLRKALGELDGIEFVHDKGFFKIILEQGCYCDFVRCMDIISTNKIEENREELITILTRGKFLKSSDEALFDPFKVEMEQKLEPVLLREVEKSFITESYQVTIDLTDILFSIDPLNDEALIYQTKALQKLKMNEEARIRYQAFITEYKKTMGNDYPHPYKNLI is encoded by the coding sequence ATGATAAAAATAATAGCAGTCGCAAAAACTTCTCTTTGCAAATATCTGTGTTATATATTCCTCATTTTAGGTTATTTAATTTCGCCTGAAACATTTTCTCAAGGGCTGAAATTTAGTGGCGGAGAAGTACCAATAGATAAACGCACATCGTATAATGTCTTTAGTAATAAAGTTGTCGAATTTTCACAATATTTTAATATTGAGTGTAATTTATCTCTTTATCCTGATACACAAATAGGATATATTATACGGATCAAGAATGAGAATAGCAATAAAATCTATAATCTGTTTTATGACGGTCAGGGTCAAAACCATATTTTCCGATTTAATGAAGAAGGAAAGAGTAGTCTCATAACTGCCGAGATAGACATGGATGAACTCCTCAATGTTCACTGGTTTAAAATGAAAATATTCTTTGACCTGAAAAATGATTCGATAAAGCTCACCATCCATAATCATACATTTGGTATAGGAAATGCGAATCTCCCTGATAAGTATTATCCTGTCATTGTCTTCGGTAAGAGTGATCACATTATTGATGTACCCTCTTTTGCTATTAAAGACCTGGCGGCGGGAAATCAGGAAATGTATTCTTTTCCATTAAAGGAGAACGAAGGTAATATTGTCCATGATTCGAATGGTAAGGCTTTAGGTGAAGTTTCAAATCCAAGATGGTTGATCAATGACTCGTACCATTGGTCATTTTTAGCATCATTTAAATCTAAAACCGTAGCCGGGGCTAATTATAATAGAGAAAAGAAAGAAATATATTATTTTAACCGGGATTCTATTTATATATATAATGTGAGATCTAGAAAGACAAGTATGAGGGCTTTCAGTAACAAATGCCCGGTACGGCTGGCTTTAGGGACAAATTTTATTAATACGGATAATAACAGACTATACGCATACGAAGTATACAACGAGAGAGTGCCGGAGGAGGTGACCATGGCGAGCGTAGATTTAACCAATCTTGAAAACTGGGAAACTGAATCTACAGACGAACTTCTGTCTCAGCTACATCATCATGATTCTTATTTAGATCCTTCCACTTCCCGGTATACAATATTCGGGGGATTCGGTAATATGCATTATAGTAAGAATTTTTATTCTTTCGATTTAAATTCCAGAAAATGGGAAATACTTGAAGATTTTAAAGGAGATACTATCTTTCCACGGTATTTCTCATCACTTGGATATCTGGAGAAAACAAATTCCATATATATATTCGGAGGTATGGGAAATGAATCCGGGGAACAAGTCGTAGGGCGGAAATATTTTTATGATCTGCATGAGATTAACCTGACCACAAACCGGGTTATAAAGCGCTGGGAAATACCATGGACTGAAGATAACGTAGTCCCTGTGAGGGGAATGGTAATACTCAATGATTCCTGTTTTTATACATTATGTTATCCGGAACATTTTTCCGACTCATACCTCAGGCTTTATCAGTTCTCACTGAAAGACGGGAGTTATAAGATTCTCGGTAATTCAATCCCAATACATTCGGACCGTATTACCACAAATGCCAATCTGTATTATGACAAGCAACTTAATTGCCTGTTTGCTATTGTTCAGGAATTTGATGATGATATTGTTTCCGATCTGAAGGTTTATTCTCTTGCATTTCCGCCTATAACAGCCGAAGATCTGGTCAGTTATAAACATTCTACTGAAGAAAGTGCAATACTTATAATAGTTATTTCCTGTGTGGTAATTACAACTATTACAATTCTGTTTTTTAAACGAAAATCCTATAAAAAAGTACACAATATAAAACAGCAACCCGATAATAAGAAAGCAGAACAAACAGCCCTTCGGCCTAATTCGATTTACCTGTTCGGTGATTTTACTGTACGGGACAGATCGGGTAAGGATATAACCTACATGTTTTCGGTACGACTCAAGCAAATGTTTTGTCTGATTCTCCAATATAGTACGGAAGGCGGCATCACGTCGCAGCGACTCAGCGATATATTATGGCCCGACAGGCCCAAAGATAAGGTTAAGAATTCCAGAAATGTGACAATAAACCATTTACGCAAAGCTCTGGGAGAACTTGACGGCATTGAATTTGTCCATGATAAAGGTTTTTTCAAAATCATATTAGAGCAGGGATGCTATTGTGATTTTGTAAGATGTATGGATATCATTTCAACAAATAAAATAGAAGAGAACAGAGAAGAGCTGATCACGATATTGACACGGGGAAAGTTCTTGAAGTCTTCGGATGAAGCACTGTTTGATCCATTCAAAGTAGAGATGGAACAAAAGTTAGAACCTGTATTATTAAGGGAGGTAGAAAAAAGTTTCATAACAGAAAGCTATCAGGTAACGATTGACCTTACAGATATCTTATTCTCTATAGATCCATTGAATGACGAAGCGCTGATCTACCAGACTAAGGCCTTACAGAAACTAAAGATGAATGAGGAAGCCCGGATCAGGTATCAGGCTTTTATTACAGAATATAAAAAAACGATGGGCAATGATTATCCGCATCCTTATAAGAATTTAATTTAA
- a CDS encoding carboxypeptidase-like regulatory domain-containing protein — MKLVKILRVFMFIVLLGTITSACSNDDEQVNIGAGTVTGIVTDETGSPIAGVTVAVSGKDETVSSGIDGKYTIQNVSMESHAVVFVKTGWQTISATVTAKKFVGSVATVNITMVNASAKISGIIIDAKNGGVPLSGVTVSIGPAGTVTTGTDGKYLFENLVADEYTVTFTKANYVTITKTVTKASFEDGAVILDLQMGGTELLRGLTRDDLLNADKWYYNEYRGGGNADAYPHWDWACDYMCSLSFWGNWEEQWEGTTLRIRNDEADRKNPADLDVFDSYTWGSKKITADNKILSLRVRTHDADASAPAYFGVQVVDLSAAEPVTEKIGDVRTHGSGNYADYHFDLSQYIGKEVIVAIGIYRNATGNYWKQLVLRRVAFAQENVTNWDWIPGNEVIDGWKLTHEMVRSTMIHTKKSFTGISPISAGRDVNMTTGYPAAYRAWRNVAHIGHEWAFVPLHKDPEVFPSEGYLIKTRGSGTQVNTKEPEAYFYSKFAIAPGSNQLTLKTRNFGSNYTFFKLTAIKEDGTIVHVAPKSNTAQDAAAAADGCWKFKHGSGGAGDPDGYASFVYDLSQFNGNDVMLIFGVYKGESNGDESKLVFYNINLN; from the coding sequence ATGAAACTAGTGAAAATTTTAAGAGTTTTTATGTTTATCGTCTTGCTTGGTACTATAACTAGTGCTTGTAGCAATGATGACGAACAGGTTAATATCGGTGCAGGTACTGTTACCGGTATTGTAACGGACGAGACAGGGTCTCCTATCGCCGGGGTCACGGTTGCCGTATCCGGTAAAGATGAGACTGTGAGCAGTGGTATCGATGGAAAATACACAATTCAGAATGTATCGATGGAATCCCATGCCGTAGTTTTTGTTAAAACCGGATGGCAAACAATCAGTGCAACAGTTACAGCGAAAAAATTTGTTGGTAGTGTAGCCACTGTAAACATTACAATGGTGAATGCTTCTGCAAAGATCAGTGGTATCATTATCGATGCTAAAAATGGCGGAGTTCCTCTCTCTGGAGTTACAGTAAGCATTGGTCCGGCAGGTACGGTTACCACAGGAACCGACGGGAAATACCTCTTCGAAAATCTGGTCGCCGATGAGTATACCGTGACTTTTACCAAAGCAAATTATGTAACTATCACCAAAACGGTGACTAAGGCCAGTTTTGAAGATGGGGCAGTGATTCTGGATTTACAGATGGGTGGAACTGAACTTTTGCGCGGATTGACCAGGGACGATCTGTTAAATGCTGATAAGTGGTACTACAATGAGTACCGTGGTGGAGGTAATGCTGATGCATATCCTCATTGGGACTGGGCTTGTGACTATATGTGTTCTCTCAGTTTCTGGGGCAATTGGGAAGAGCAATGGGAAGGAACCACATTGCGTATTCGTAATGATGAAGCAGACCGGAAGAATCCTGCCGACCTTGATGTATTCGATTCGTATACATGGGGTAGTAAAAAAATTACAGCGGACAATAAGATTCTTTCGCTGAGAGTGCGTACACATGATGCCGATGCATCTGCTCCTGCATATTTCGGTGTACAGGTAGTCGATCTTTCTGCAGCTGAGCCTGTGACCGAAAAAATTGGAGATGTAAGGACTCATGGTTCCGGGAATTATGCAGATTATCATTTCGATCTGAGTCAGTATATTGGCAAAGAAGTGATCGTCGCTATTGGTATTTATCGTAATGCGACAGGAAACTACTGGAAGCAGCTGGTACTTCGCCGTGTTGCTTTTGCTCAGGAAAATGTAACCAATTGGGATTGGATTCCGGGAAATGAAGTGATAGACGGCTGGAAACTGACTCACGAAATGGTTCGTTCCACGATGATACATACCAAAAAGTCATTTACAGGAATCAGCCCTATCAGTGCAGGACGTGATGTGAATATGACAACCGGTTATCCGGCAGCATACAGGGCTTGGCGAAATGTAGCACATATAGGACATGAATGGGCATTTGTACCATTACATAAAGACCCCGAAGTATTTCCATCCGAAGGTTACCTTATCAAGACCAGAGGCAGTGGTACTCAGGTGAACACTAAGGAGCCGGAAGCATATTTCTACTCTAAATTTGCTATCGCACCGGGTAGTAACCAATTAACGCTGAAGACCCGAAATTTCGGAAGCAATTACACTTTCTTCAAATTGACAGCAATAAAAGAAGACGGTACGATTGTGCATGTAGCTCCAAAATCGAATACAGCTCAGGACGCTGCCGCTGCTGCCGATGGTTGCTGGAAATTTAAGCACGGTTCGGGTGGAGCAGGAGACCCGGATGGATATGCTTCATTTGTATATGACCTGTCTCAATTTAACGGAAACGATGTGATGTTGATATTTGGTGTGTACAAAGGAGAAAGTAATGGAGATGAGAGTAAACTTGTATTCTATAATATTAACCTGAATTAA
- a CDS encoding glycoside hydrolase family 76 protein — protein sequence MKKIFTTIFCTLLVVTVACSDNNEVDGNGGGNNSGIIKTDNLAEQNILRSMQLVDSAVSYHFKGEGMAMSRYYNPYTNSNVNKEGADEKGSVWMYTSSIEAVNAILHGLKAHKEKGKAELYDKHFSRYTALLAKLYDNIAYYRGTFRLTSYTQTKDWSVYGVDRGNAKGTALVEGIHNVYDDQQWLIRELIEAYKLTGSNTYLTEAEYLADYVLDGWDCVLDANGKEYGGIPWGPGYVTKHSCSNGPVVSPLVWLHELYKGKNDEISYKYIATDGSRKTATLKKSDYYLKFAKAVYAWQKTNLLREDGVYHDMMGGCDPDCNVAYETVNGVTYRKHTNLRDRVGTAYSYNCGSMLSGAADLYRATGENTYVEDAKKLSDASFKYFAKLGVNKPGYYTYDIIGFNNWFNGVLMRAYVDVYPSYNNASAYVDSFQKNLDYGYENFFYRGFLPPNLLVGWSRENGNNRVEGMFTFAFAAEYATLARYELEKQ from the coding sequence ATGAAAAAAATATTTACAACTATTTTCTGTACACTCTTAGTGGTGACTGTTGCATGTAGTGATAATAATGAAGTAGATGGCAACGGAGGCGGCAATAATTCCGGAATTATCAAAACTGATAACCTTGCGGAGCAAAATATCCTTCGGTCGATGCAGTTGGTTGACAGTGCGGTGTCCTACCACTTTAAGGGAGAAGGTATGGCAATGTCAAGATATTACAATCCTTATACAAATTCGAATGTGAATAAGGAGGGAGCTGATGAGAAAGGCAGTGTATGGATGTACACAAGTTCTATCGAAGCTGTGAATGCAATCCTGCATGGGCTGAAAGCTCATAAGGAAAAAGGCAAAGCAGAGCTTTATGACAAGCACTTTAGCCGTTACACAGCCCTGTTAGCCAAATTGTATGATAATATTGCATATTATAGGGGCACGTTTCGTCTTACATCGTATACTCAAACGAAAGATTGGTCCGTATATGGAGTAGATAGGGGAAATGCCAAAGGTACAGCATTGGTAGAAGGTATACATAATGTATATGACGACCAGCAATGGCTGATCAGAGAACTTATCGAAGCCTATAAACTGACAGGTAGCAATACCTATCTGACCGAAGCGGAATATCTGGCGGATTATGTGTTGGATGGATGGGATTGTGTACTCGATGCCAATGGAAAAGAATACGGAGGTATTCCATGGGGACCGGGCTATGTGACAAAGCATTCATGTAGCAACGGGCCTGTAGTAAGTCCACTGGTATGGTTACACGAACTGTATAAAGGTAAGAATGACGAAATTTCTTATAAATATATAGCAACTGATGGTAGCCGCAAAACCGCTACGCTAAAGAAAAGCGACTATTACCTAAAATTTGCAAAGGCTGTTTATGCTTGGCAAAAGACGAATTTGTTACGCGAGGATGGAGTATATCACGACATGATGGGAGGCTGTGATCCTGACTGCAATGTAGCGTATGAAACCGTTAACGGCGTAACATACCGCAAGCACACCAATCTGCGTGACCGTGTGGGTACTGCCTATTCTTACAATTGTGGCTCTATGCTTTCCGGTGCGGCTGACCTGTATCGTGCAACGGGAGAGAATACATATGTGGAAGATGCCAAAAAATTGTCGGATGCCAGTTTCAAATATTTTGCTAAACTGGGAGTAAACAAGCCCGGGTATTATACATATGATATAATAGGCTTCAACAACTGGTTTAACGGAGTGCTGATGCGCGCATATGTCGATGTATATCCTTCATACAATAATGCGTCTGCATACGTCGATAGTTTCCAGAAGAATCTTGATTACGGGTATGAAAACTTTTTCTACAGAGGATTTCTTCCTCCCAATTTATTAGTAGGTTGGAGTCGTGAAAATGGCAATAACAGAGTGGAAGGTATGTTCACTTTTGCCTTTGCTGCCGAATACGCTACTCTGGCGCGATACGAATTGGAAAAACAATAA
- a CDS encoding TonB-dependent receptor has product MIKTHYAKKMRSLHSCMLMMLFVVLMPMSLWAQNKTITGIVADETNEPVAGASVVIKNTTVGTITDIDGKYTIQAPDNATLVFTFLGYSPKEEKVSGRSQINVSLTLDETTLDDVVVVGYGVQKKVTLTGAVAGVKGSEMIKTKNENPQNMLTGKIAGVRVWQKSAEPGTFNNNFDIRGLGAPLVVIDGIPRTTADFQRLNANDIDDISVLKDASAAIYGVRAANGVVLVTTKKGSKDGKTSVSYNGTYTFQKPSGMPVLADPYQTMTLYNEQAMNNISGGSIIYKESDFEAFRNGTRRTTDWTNLVFSDYAPQTQHDLSITGGNDKTQYYIGMGYFYQEGFFKSGDLNYDKYNLRANITTKIVNGLTFDINLSGVADERNNPYTSAVDIIRTYWRQGVLYPAYADPDNTMLNYQGLELQENAVAQMSSDVSGYRKYQQKYFQSSASLNYDLGVITPVLKGLSAKALVSYDYRTDNNTAYRKEYYQYAYNELTDSYDQALFNTSSPSRLRRETYNKQQILSQLLLNYNRSFGEHTVSGVVGLETQKRTGDNFYAQRELAFSTDYLFAGVDENQLGSMNIGNNDLYEEANSAMIGRVNYAYANRYLLEAQFRYDGSSKFAKGHQWGFFPSVSAGWRVSEEPFFKSVSALSFVDQLKLRASYGVLGDDLANDWNYEWANGYNYPATNSNGGSGYYNQYAPGFIFGDKYVSAAATKPLPNIAISWYESRTLDLGVDFEGWNGLFGFSLDYFDRRRTGMFARRKGDLPTVVGAEAPNENLDSDRHFGMDLELTHRNKINDFSYRIKAIGTITRQKHMVASEKGPWGNSYDRWRNDNLTDRYQGVQFGYTGAGRYQSWKDIWSYPIYKDRGILPGDYKYEDWNGDGEINGQDMHPYAFDQTPWLNYSINFDFAYKNFDLNILLQGSALGSMKYEEPLYAIWGSNGGGTLVQFLDRWHPVDPTADPYDPATEWVSGYYGYTGHYPDANSSFNRVSTAYLRLKSIELGYTLPRIKALSSMNLRVFANAYNMFTITGVKFVDPEHPDSDNGRLYPLNKTYTIGMSLTF; this is encoded by the coding sequence ATGATAAAAACACATTATGCAAAAAAGATGCGATCCTTGCATTCTTGCATGTTAATGATGCTCTTTGTTGTTTTGATGCCTATGTCTTTATGGGCGCAAAACAAGACCATTACCGGAATAGTTGCGGACGAAACCAATGAACCGGTAGCCGGAGCAAGTGTCGTGATTAAAAATACCACTGTTGGTACTATTACAGATATCGACGGTAAATATACTATTCAGGCACCGGACAATGCTACCCTGGTATTTACATTTTTGGGATATAGTCCTAAAGAAGAAAAAGTAAGCGGACGCAGCCAGATCAATGTTTCACTGACTTTAGATGAGACTACGCTCGATGATGTGGTAGTTGTCGGATATGGTGTACAGAAAAAAGTAACACTAACCGGGGCTGTAGCCGGAGTTAAGGGATCGGAAATGATAAAGACCAAGAATGAGAATCCGCAGAATATGCTTACCGGTAAAATTGCAGGTGTGCGTGTATGGCAAAAAAGTGCAGAACCAGGTACATTTAATAATAATTTCGATATTCGTGGTTTGGGCGCTCCGTTGGTAGTTATCGATGGTATTCCCCGTACTACAGCCGATTTTCAACGTTTGAACGCAAATGATATCGATGATATTTCTGTATTGAAGGATGCATCAGCTGCCATATACGGTGTACGGGCAGCTAACGGGGTTGTACTCGTAACTACTAAGAAAGGATCGAAAGACGGGAAAACCTCAGTTTCTTATAATGGTACATATACATTCCAGAAACCTTCGGGTATGCCTGTCCTTGCCGATCCGTATCAGACAATGACATTGTACAACGAACAGGCGATGAATAATATAAGTGGGGGAAGCATCATATATAAAGAATCTGATTTTGAAGCTTTCCGCAACGGTACCCGTCGCACTACAGATTGGACAAATCTGGTATTTTCAGATTATGCTCCGCAAACCCAGCATGATTTAAGCATTACGGGAGGAAACGATAAGACCCAGTATTACATAGGTATGGGATACTTCTATCAGGAAGGTTTTTTCAAATCGGGAGACCTTAATTATGATAAATATAATCTGCGTGCCAATATAACTACTAAAATTGTAAACGGATTAACATTTGATATTAATCTGAGCGGCGTAGCTGACGAGCGCAACAATCCGTACACAAGTGCGGTTGACATTATACGCACATATTGGAGACAAGGTGTATTGTATCCCGCATATGCCGATCCGGATAATACAATGCTCAATTATCAGGGGCTTGAATTACAGGAAAATGCAGTGGCTCAGATGAGTTCTGATGTATCCGGATACAGGAAATATCAGCAAAAATATTTTCAGTCATCGGCATCTCTTAATTACGATCTGGGTGTAATAACGCCGGTATTAAAAGGTTTATCGGCAAAAGCTCTGGTTAGTTATGACTACCGCACCGATAATAATACAGCTTATCGTAAAGAATATTATCAATATGCTTATAATGAACTGACCGATTCTTACGATCAGGCATTATTCAATACGAGTTCACCAAGCAGACTGCGCCGTGAAACATATAATAAACAGCAAATCCTGAGCCAGCTATTACTCAATTATAATCGTAGTTTCGGTGAGCATACTGTTAGTGGAGTTGTTGGTCTGGAAACTCAGAAGCGGACAGGAGATAACTTCTATGCACAGCGTGAGCTTGCTTTTTCTACAGATTATCTCTTTGCTGGTGTTGATGAAAATCAACTGGGAAGCATGAATATAGGAAATAATGACCTTTATGAAGAAGCTAACTCTGCAATGATAGGCAGGGTAAATTATGCTTATGCAAATCGTTACCTGCTTGAAGCTCAATTCCGTTACGACGGATCATCAAAGTTTGCAAAAGGGCATCAGTGGGGTTTCTTCCCATCTGTGTCGGCAGGTTGGCGTGTCTCCGAAGAGCCTTTCTTTAAATCTGTTTCAGCCCTTTCTTTTGTCGACCAGCTAAAACTGCGTGCCAGCTATGGGGTATTGGGAGATGATTTGGCAAACGACTGGAATTATGAATGGGCAAACGGCTATAACTATCCAGCGACAAATTCAAACGGGGGAAGCGGATATTATAATCAATATGCACCGGGATTTATCTTCGGAGATAAGTATGTTTCTGCTGCTGCTACCAAGCCACTGCCTAACATTGCAATTTCGTGGTACGAATCACGTACGCTTGACCTTGGGGTAGATTTTGAGGGATGGAATGGATTGTTCGGTTTTTCTTTAGACTATTTTGATCGCCGTCGTACAGGTATGTTTGCCCGCCGCAAAGGAGACCTTCCTACTGTAGTAGGTGCAGAGGCTCCTAACGAAAATCTGGATAGCGACCGTCACTTCGGTATGGACCTTGAACTTACGCATCGTAATAAAATAAATGATTTTTCTTATAGGATAAAGGCAATCGGTACAATTACGCGTCAGAAACATATGGTTGCTTCGGAAAAAGGACCATGGGGCAACTCTTACGACAGATGGCGTAATGATAATCTTACCGACCGTTATCAAGGAGTACAATTCGGATATACTGGTGCCGGACGTTATCAAAGCTGGAAAGATATATGGTCGTACCCGATTTATAAAGACCGTGGAATTTTGCCGGGGGATTATAAATATGAAGACTGGAACGGCGACGGTGAAATTAACGGACAGGATATGCATCCTTATGCTTTTGACCAGACTCCATGGTTGAATTATAGTATAAATTTTGACTTCGCATATAAGAATTTCGACCTGAACATACTATTGCAAGGATCGGCTCTCGGCTCAATGAAATATGAAGAACCGTTATATGCAATTTGGGGAAGTAACGGTGGAGGTACGCTGGTACAATTCCTGGACCGCTGGCATCCGGTAGATCCTACAGCAGATCCTTACGATCCTGCTACAGAATGGGTGAGTGGTTATTATGGCTATACAGGACATTATCCTGATGCAAATTCATCTTTCAACCGTGTGAGTACGGCTTATCTCCGTCTCAAAAGTATAGAACTTGGCTATACACTGCCTCGGATAAAGGCCTTATCGTCTATGAACCTGCGTGTATTTGCCAATGCGTATAATATGTTTACTATAACAGGAGTGAAATTCGTGGATCCGGAACATCCGGATAGCGATAATGGAAGGTTATATCCACTTAATAAAACTTACACCATAGGTATGTCTCTTACATTCTAA
- a CDS encoding RagB/SusD family nutrient uptake outer membrane protein, translating into MKKIIILSLLSIFLLSACNDLDIAPKNLITDEDILTNESGMEIYMATMYSNMPFEDFKYMGEWGVEFNAWLGSMGIEGTGEALNRDGICKTFTGERTAYWGNAFSLLRKANYLLETLPQYQGSFQEQSYNHYLGEAYFVRAFVFYAMARRFGGVPLVTKVIQYPNDKEALEVPRASEEETWNQVLADFDKAASLLSPTSPKSGYSNKYVALAFKAEAMLYAGSVAKYNETVTGRLTGLGQKTGIRVIGFGADSWQAASKKYFTEAYKAAREVMESGKYSLYKKKWSATDRDAQYQNMVDMFSDLSSPENIYVRQYVYPTLTHGYDAYSAPFIFRAPLSSGTCPTLDFLELFDGFDRYADGTVKVTSGTSNTTGDYLLYDKPMDFFKNAEPRLRAYVIFPGDMFKGKEIEIRAGVYTGSTPVKPFFKDYSYANAETYYQHLDAYTQKPKTLYLSPKSENVETVDYNGQKMNASGANGPFYDQGESAMAGFYGRKWLNSNPAFVAAEGKSEQPFILMRYADVLLNAAEAAVELSLAGVASPDGADLLQVATDAVNEIRERAGATQLTSKIASTETGRNIVRKERRKELAFEHKTKWDLRRWRVQHYDGRDGFWGEARNKDAFSNNSRYRFRGLYPFFSTTTGKYFFDAHFQMVGLKTFEYNPIDYYFEIPGGEVSKSLVIDQQPNR; encoded by the coding sequence ATGAAAAAAATAATAATACTGTCTTTGCTAAGCATTTTTCTGTTATCTGCTTGCAACGATCTGGATATTGCACCTAAGAATCTGATTACCGACGAGGATATCCTGACCAACGAGTCCGGTATGGAAATTTACATGGCAACAATGTACAGTAATATGCCATTTGAAGATTTCAAATATATGGGCGAATGGGGTGTCGAGTTTAACGCATGGTTAGGTTCGATGGGTATAGAAGGTACAGGGGAAGCTCTGAACCGTGATGGCATTTGTAAGACTTTTACAGGTGAGAGAACTGCATATTGGGGTAATGCCTTTTCTCTGTTGCGTAAAGCAAACTATTTGTTGGAAACATTGCCGCAGTATCAAGGTTCTTTCCAGGAACAAAGCTATAACCATTATTTGGGAGAAGCTTACTTTGTACGTGCTTTTGTATTTTATGCGATGGCTCGTCGTTTTGGAGGAGTACCGTTAGTGACCAAAGTCATTCAATATCCTAACGATAAAGAAGCACTGGAAGTGCCGCGTGCAAGTGAAGAGGAAACATGGAATCAGGTACTTGCCGATTTTGATAAGGCAGCCAGTCTGTTGAGCCCGACCAGTCCCAAATCGGGGTATTCTAATAAGTATGTAGCTTTGGCATTTAAAGCAGAAGCCATGTTATATGCCGGAAGTGTGGCTAAATATAATGAAACAGTAACAGGTCGTCTGACAGGATTGGGACAAAAGACAGGAATACGGGTAATTGGCTTTGGCGCAGATTCTTGGCAGGCTGCATCCAAGAAGTATTTCACTGAAGCATATAAAGCTGCGCGGGAAGTGATGGAAAGCGGGAAGTATTCACTCTATAAGAAAAAGTGGTCAGCAACAGATCGTGATGCACAATACCAGAATATGGTAGATATGTTCAGTGATTTGAGCAGTCCCGAGAATATTTATGTGAGACAATATGTATATCCTACACTGACACACGGCTATGATGCATATAGTGCACCATTTATATTCCGCGCGCCGTTATCTTCAGGTACATGTCCTACCCTTGATTTTCTGGAGCTTTTCGATGGTTTCGACCGCTATGCGGACGGAACAGTAAAAGTTACAAGCGGGACGTCGAATACCACCGGAGATTATTTGCTGTATGATAAACCGATGGATTTCTTCAAGAACGCCGAACCACGTTTACGCGCTTATGTAATTTTCCCCGGAGATATGTTTAAAGGTAAAGAGATTGAGATACGTGCCGGTGTATATACCGGATCAACACCAGTCAAGCCATTCTTTAAGGACTATTCCTATGCTAATGCCGAAACATATTACCAGCATTTGGATGCTTATACCCAAAAACCAAAAACATTGTATCTGAGCCCGAAATCAGAAAATGTGGAAACTGTTGATTACAACGGACAAAAGATGAATGCGTCCGGAGCAAACGGTCCGTTCTATGATCAGGGAGAATCTGCAATGGCAGGATTTTATGGACGGAAATGGCTTAACTCAAATCCGGCATTTGTTGCAGCAGAAGGAAAATCCGAGCAGCCATTCATCCTGATGCGTTATGCTGATGTATTGCTTAATGCAGCAGAGGCAGCTGTAGAATTATCTCTGGCCGGGGTGGCTTCTCCTGATGGAGCCGACCTGTTGCAGGTAGCTACGGATGCAGTGAATGAAATACGTGAACGTGCAGGGGCAACGCAGCTAACAAGTAAAATTGCATCGACAGAAACAGGGCGCAACATTGTACGTAAAGAACGTCGTAAAGAACTTGCTTTTGAACATAAGACAAAATGGGATTTGAGACGCTGGCGTGTTCAACATTATGACGGACGTGACGGATTCTGGGGCGAAGCACGTAATAAAGATGCATTTAGCAATAATTCGCGCTACCGTTTCCGCGGCTTATATCCGTTCTTTTCTACTACTACAGGAAAATATTTCTTCGATGCTCATTTCCAAATGGTAGGCCTCAAGACTTTTGAATATAATCCGATTGATTATTATTTTGAAATTCCGGGTGGTGAAGTATCTAAGAGCCTGGTAATCGACCAACAACCAAATAGATAA